A single window of Pseudomonas benzenivorans DNA harbors:
- the epd gene encoding erythrose-4-phosphate dehydrogenase: protein MPNRPYRVALNGYGRIGRCVLRALHERGAGARLEIVALNDLADQASLEYLTRFDSTHGRFPGEVRVEGDCLHINGDCVRVLREEEPEGIDWAALDIDLLLECSGQYTTRADAERFLKAGAPRVLFSQPMAGEADIDATIVFGVNQQRLSGAERLVSNASCTTNCGVPLLKLLNDAVGLEYVSITTIHSAMNDQPVIDAYHHEDLRRTRSAFQSVIPVSTGLAKGIERLLPELTGRIQAKAIRVPTVNVSCLDITLQTARDTSAAEINRVLREAAEAGPLKGLIAYTELPHASCDFNHDPHSAVVDGSQTRVSGPRLVNLLAWFDNEWGFANRMLDVAQHFLEVSTATVQPAPVKD from the coding sequence ATGCCCAATCGTCCCTACAGAGTTGCCCTCAACGGCTACGGCCGCATCGGTCGCTGCGTGCTGCGCGCGCTGCACGAGCGCGGCGCTGGCGCGCGGCTGGAGATCGTCGCCCTCAATGACCTGGCCGATCAGGCCAGTCTCGAGTACCTGACCCGTTTCGACTCGACCCATGGCCGCTTCCCCGGCGAGGTGCGGGTCGAGGGCGATTGCCTGCATATCAATGGCGACTGCGTGCGGGTGCTGCGCGAGGAAGAGCCGGAAGGCATCGACTGGGCGGCGCTGGATATCGACCTGCTGCTGGAGTGCTCGGGGCAGTACACCACCCGCGCCGATGCCGAGCGTTTCCTCAAGGCCGGTGCGCCGCGGGTGCTGTTCTCCCAGCCGATGGCCGGCGAGGCGGATATCGATGCGACCATCGTCTTCGGGGTCAATCAGCAACGCCTGAGCGGCGCCGAGCGCCTGGTGTCCAACGCCAGTTGCACCACCAACTGCGGGGTGCCGCTGCTCAAGCTGCTCAACGACGCCGTGGGCCTGGAGTACGTCTCCATCACCACCATCCACTCGGCGATGAACGACCAGCCGGTGATCGACGCCTACCACCACGAAGACCTGCGCCGCACGCGCTCGGCCTTCCAGTCGGTGATCCCGGTGTCCACCGGCCTGGCCAAGGGCATCGAGCGTCTGCTGCCGGAACTGACCGGACGCATCCAGGCCAAGGCCATCCGGGTGCCGACGGTCAACGTCTCCTGCCTGGACATCACCCTGCAGACCGCCCGCGACACCTCGGCCGCCGAGATCAACCGGGTGCTGCGCGAGGCCGCCGAAGCCGGGCCGCTCAAGGGCCTGATCGCCTACACCGAACTGCCCCATGCCAGCTGCGACTTCAACCACGACCCCCATTCGGCGGTGGTCGATGGCAGCCAGACGCGGGTCTCCGGCCCGCGCCTGGTCAACCTGCTGGCCTGGTTCGACAACGAGTGGGGTTTCGCCAACCGCATGCTCGATGTCGCCCAGCATTTCCTCGAAGTCTCCACTGCCACCGTTCAACCAGCCCCCGTGAAGGACTGA
- the tkt gene encoding transketolase, translated as MPSRRERANAIRALSMDAVQKANSGHPGAPMGMADIAEVLWRDYLKHNPSNPEFADRDRFVLSNGHGSMLIYSLLHLTGYDLGIEDLKQFRQMGSRTPGHPEYGYTPGVETTTGPLGQGLANAVGFAIAEKVLAAQFNREGHSVVDHNTYVFLGDGCMMEGISHEVCSLAGTLGLGKLIAFYDDNGISIDGEVEGWFTDDTPNRFEAYGWQVIRNVDGHDAEEIKIAIDTARKSAQPTLICCKTTIGFGSPNKQGKEDCHGAPLGVDEIALTRAALGWEHGPFEIPAEIYAEWDAKQAGAAVEAEWDERFAAYAAAYPELAAEFQRRVKGELPADFAEKAAAYIQDVAAKGETIASRKASQNALNAFGPLLPEFLGGSADLAGSNLTLWKGCQGVSAADASGNYMFYGVREFGMSAIMNGIALHGGFIPYGATFLVFMEYACNAVRMSALMKKRVLFVYTHDSIGLGEDGPTHQPIEQLASLRCTPNLDTWRPADAVESAVAWKCAIERNDGPSALIFSRQNLPHQNRDAAQLGDIARGGYVLKDCAGEPELILIATGSEVGLAVQAFEALSEQGRKVRVVSMPSTSVFDQQDAGYKQAVLPLQVGARIAIEAAHSDFWYKYVGLEGRVIGMTTFGESAPAAALFEHFGFTLENVLETAAELLEG; from the coding sequence ATGCCCAGCCGTCGTGAGCGTGCCAATGCCATTCGTGCCCTCAGCATGGATGCCGTGCAGAAAGCCAACAGCGGCCACCCCGGTGCCCCGATGGGCATGGCGGATATCGCCGAAGTGCTGTGGCGTGACTACCTCAAGCACAACCCGAGCAACCCCGAGTTCGCCGACCGCGACCGCTTCGTGCTGTCCAACGGCCATGGCTCGATGCTGATCTATTCGCTGCTGCACCTGACCGGCTATGACCTGGGCATCGAAGACCTCAAGCAGTTCCGCCAGATGGGCAGCCGCACCCCGGGTCACCCGGAGTACGGCTACACCCCGGGCGTCGAGACCACCACCGGCCCGCTCGGCCAGGGCCTGGCCAATGCCGTGGGCTTCGCCATCGCCGAGAAGGTCCTGGCGGCGCAGTTCAACCGCGAAGGCCACAGCGTCGTCGACCACAACACCTACGTGTTCCTCGGCGACGGCTGCATGATGGAGGGCATCAGCCACGAGGTCTGTTCGTTGGCCGGCACCCTGGGCCTGGGCAAGCTGATCGCCTTCTATGACGACAACGGCATCTCCATCGACGGCGAAGTCGAGGGCTGGTTCACCGACGACACGCCGAACCGCTTCGAGGCCTACGGCTGGCAGGTGATTCGCAACGTCGACGGCCACGATGCCGAAGAAATCAAGATCGCCATCGACACCGCGCGCAAGAGCGCGCAGCCGACCCTGATCTGCTGCAAGACCACCATCGGCTTCGGCTCGCCGAACAAGCAGGGCAAGGAAGACTGCCACGGCGCGCCGCTGGGCGTCGACGAGATCGCCCTGACCCGCGCCGCCCTCGGCTGGGAGCATGGTCCGTTCGAGATTCCCGCAGAGATCTACGCCGAGTGGGACGCCAAGCAGGCCGGCGCCGCCGTCGAGGCCGAGTGGGACGAGCGTTTCGCCGCCTACGCCGCCGCCTACCCGGAGCTGGCGGCCGAATTCCAGCGACGCGTCAAGGGCGAGCTGCCGGCCGATTTCGCCGAGAAGGCCGCCGCTTATATCCAGGACGTGGCGGCCAAGGGCGAGACCATCGCCAGCCGCAAGGCCAGCCAGAACGCGCTGAATGCCTTCGGCCCGCTGCTGCCGGAGTTCCTCGGCGGCTCCGCCGACCTGGCCGGTTCCAACCTGACCCTGTGGAAGGGCTGTCAGGGTGTCTCGGCGGCGGACGCGTCGGGCAACTACATGTTCTACGGTGTGCGCGAGTTCGGCATGAGCGCGATCATGAACGGTATCGCCCTGCATGGCGGCTTCATCCCCTACGGCGCCACCTTCCTGGTGTTCATGGAGTACGCCTGCAACGCCGTGCGCATGTCGGCGCTGATGAAGAAGCGTGTGCTGTTCGTCTACACCCACGACTCTATCGGTCTGGGCGAAGACGGCCCGACCCACCAGCCGATCGAGCAGCTGGCCAGCCTGCGCTGCACGCCGAACCTCGACACCTGGCGTCCGGCCGACGCGGTGGAGTCGGCGGTGGCCTGGAAGTGCGCGATCGAGCGCAATGACGGCCCCAGCGCGCTGATCTTCAGCCGCCAGAACCTGCCGCACCAGAACCGCGATGCCGCCCAGCTGGGCGACATCGCCCGTGGCGGCTACGTGCTCAAGGACTGCGCCGGCGAGCCGGAACTGATCCTCATCGCCACCGGCTCGGAAGTCGGCCTGGCGGTGCAGGCCTTCGAGGCGCTCAGCGAGCAGGGCCGCAAGGTGCGCGTGGTGTCGATGCCCTCGACCTCGGTATTCGATCAGCAGGACGCCGGCTACAAGCAGGCCGTGCTGCCGCTGCAGGTCGGTGCGCGGATCGCCATCGAGGCCGCCCATAGCGACTTCTGGTACAAGTACGTCGGCCTCGAAGGTCGCGTCATCGGCATGACCACCTTCGGCGAATCGGCGCCGGCGGCGGCGCTGTTCGAACACTTCGGCTTCACCCTGGAAAACGTCCTGGAAACCGCGGCCGAACTGCTGGAAGGCTGA